A stretch of Methanosphaerula palustris E1-9c DNA encodes these proteins:
- a CDS encoding YeeE/YedE thiosulfate transporter family protein yields MFEFLTEPVWSPYIAGGGIGLLTCLVFLLSNRPLGCSTAFVKARGLIGMAFDAKKTEAMEYYQEIVPAVDWSLMIIPGVIIGAFISAILSGKFHLFWVPDLWGRTFGYSPVIRIVIALAGGILLGLGARWAGGCTCGHGISGSIQLSLASMIAAGCFFAGGIGVAVLIFRVVAGV; encoded by the coding sequence ATGTTTGAATTCTTAACAGAGCCTGTATGGTCGCCCTATATCGCCGGCGGCGGCATCGGTCTCCTGACCTGCCTCGTCTTCCTCCTCTCCAACCGGCCCCTCGGCTGCTCGACAGCGTTTGTCAAGGCCCGGGGATTGATAGGGATGGCTTTTGATGCAAAAAAGACTGAAGCGATGGAGTATTATCAGGAGATCGTCCCTGCAGTGGACTGGTCGTTGATGATCATACCGGGGGTGATCATCGGGGCGTTCATATCGGCCATTCTCTCGGGCAAGTTCCATCTCTTCTGGGTACCGGATCTCTGGGGAAGAACGTTCGGGTACAGCCCGGTGATCCGGATCGTCATCGCCCTGGCCGGCGGGATCCTGCTCGGCCTCGGTGCACGCTGGGCTGGCGGATGCACCTGCGGTCACGGGATCAGCGGGTCCATCCAGCTCTCCCTCGCTTCGATGATCGCTGCCGGCTGCTTCTTTGCCGGCGGGATCGGCGTCGCGGTGTTGATCTTCCGGGTGGTTGCGGGGGTGTGA
- a CDS encoding energy-coupling factor ABC transporter permease: MAHIHLPDGSFTLLWVVVWWVVTGVLIAGSLYLLRRKGPLDSRKITIAAFCTAACFAVFQVSIPLFGGVHINLTSLIGILTGPLIGSLIVFIVNILSAGIGHGGWGMVGANTFVNIIEVVTAYAVYRGTGRFLTGTFSRAGIATLIALVFGSVGMIGVILISGVQGTEQTMSQTLYGLSLLTVVNLGVAVIEAFVTGYIVTYIKRVRPAMMPEEN; encoded by the coding sequence ATGGCGCATATACATCTTCCAGATGGATCGTTCACCCTTCTTTGGGTAGTAGTATGGTGGGTTGTGACCGGGGTGTTGATCGCAGGGTCACTGTACCTGTTGCGGAGGAAGGGACCGCTTGATAGCAGAAAGATCACCATCGCCGCCTTCTGTACAGCAGCCTGTTTTGCAGTCTTTCAGGTGAGTATCCCGCTCTTCGGTGGAGTCCATATCAATCTGACCTCCCTGATCGGGATTCTCACCGGTCCCCTGATCGGGAGTCTGATCGTCTTCATCGTCAATATCCTCTCCGCCGGTATCGGGCATGGCGGATGGGGAATGGTCGGAGCCAACACCTTCGTCAATATCATCGAGGTTGTTACGGCCTACGCGGTGTACCGCGGAACCGGGCGGTTCCTCACCGGAACCTTCTCCCGTGCCGGCATCGCAACCCTCATCGCCCTCGTTTTTGGCAGTGTGGGAATGATCGGGGTTATTCTGATCTCCGGTGTGCAGGGGACGGAACAGACGATGAGTCAGACACTGTACGGACTCTCTCTTCTGACGGTGGTGAACCTCGGGGTTGCAGTCATCGAAGCCTTCGTCACCGGATATATCGTGACCTATATCAAGAGGGTGAGACCGGCGATGATGCCAGAGGAGAACTGA
- a CDS encoding cupin domain-containing protein gives MAEYKPEHPDTHDQRRAELYAKVLSLKDLVEYSEGTVSSRMIANRKAGSITIFSFDENEGLSEHTAPYDAVVTILDGECEVWVAGQTYQMKEGETIIFPANVPHALSALTRFKMSLTMIRE, from the coding sequence ATGGCAGAATATAAACCGGAACATCCGGATACACACGACCAGAGGAGAGCAGAACTCTATGCAAAGGTGCTTTCTCTCAAGGACCTTGTCGAATATTCGGAAGGGACCGTCTCAAGTCGGATGATTGCAAACCGCAAGGCCGGCAGCATCACAATATTCTCGTTCGATGAGAACGAGGGTCTCTCCGAGCATACCGCCCCCTACGATGCGGTCGTGACGATCCTGGATGGCGAGTGCGAGGTCTGGGTGGCCGGCCAGACCTACCAGATGAAGGAAGGGGAGACGATCATCTTTCCGGCCAATGTCCCCCATGCCCTCTCGGCCCTCACGCGGTTCAAGATGTCGCTGACGATGATCCGCGAGTGA
- a CDS encoding M24 family metallopeptidase — protein sequence MKVPSNELRARMDRFLLQMEITEPDWEIVALFGKINLYYFTGTMQEGMLLIPRRGAPIFWVRRSYERALNESRFSDIRKMNSFRDVAAAMSQDPLTVHLEMELVPLALLQRLQKYLPIKEVKPVDARVMAVRAVKSHYEITLTRQSGKIHRHVMEDCLPDLLFEGISEAEFGGDLYALMVRKGHQGIARFGMFNTEMAVGQIGFGESSIYPTSFDGPGGNYGMYPAVPLLGSRERRLKNGDLVFVDVGCGFGGYNTDKTMTYMYGRPLPDEVIEVHHECVAIQDRMAAMLRPGTVPSEIYATVMDDLEPRFLQNFMGYGKRQVQFLGHSIGLQIDETPVIARGFDLPIQEGMVFALEPKKGMPGVGMVGIENTYLVTSSGGECLTGESLGLIPIY from the coding sequence ATGAAGGTTCCCTCCAATGAACTGAGAGCCCGCATGGACCGTTTTTTATTACAGATGGAGATCACAGAGCCGGACTGGGAGATCGTAGCCCTCTTTGGCAAGATCAACCTCTACTACTTCACCGGTACCATGCAGGAGGGAATGCTGCTCATCCCCCGCAGAGGGGCGCCTATCTTCTGGGTCCGTCGGAGTTATGAACGGGCACTGAACGAGTCACGCTTTTCCGATATCAGAAAGATGAACAGTTTTCGGGATGTCGCAGCAGCGATGAGTCAGGACCCGCTGACCGTTCATCTGGAGATGGAACTGGTGCCGCTGGCCCTGCTTCAGCGTCTGCAGAAGTACCTCCCTATTAAAGAGGTGAAACCGGTCGATGCGCGGGTTATGGCTGTCAGGGCTGTGAAGAGCCACTATGAGATCACGCTGACCCGGCAGTCCGGGAAGATCCATCGGCATGTCATGGAGGACTGTCTGCCAGACCTCCTCTTCGAAGGGATAAGCGAGGCTGAGTTCGGGGGGGATCTCTACGCCCTGATGGTCAGGAAGGGGCACCAGGGGATCGCCCGGTTTGGAATGTTCAACACTGAGATGGCCGTGGGACAGATCGGTTTTGGTGAGAGCTCGATCTACCCGACCTCCTTCGACGGTCCGGGTGGGAACTATGGGATGTATCCCGCAGTACCGCTGCTGGGCAGCCGCGAGAGGAGATTGAAAAATGGGGATCTGGTCTTCGTCGACGTTGGGTGTGGATTTGGGGGGTACAACACCGACAAGACGATGACCTACATGTATGGAAGACCATTGCCTGACGAGGTGATCGAGGTGCACCATGAATGCGTCGCGATCCAGGATCGGATGGCAGCCATGCTCAGGCCAGGGACTGTCCCGTCAGAGATCTATGCGACCGTCATGGATGACCTGGAACCCAGGTTTTTACAGAACTTTATGGGATATGGTAAACGGCAGGTGCAGTTCCTCGGTCACAGCATCGGGCTGCAGATCGATGAAACCCCAGTCATCGCCAGGGGCTTTGACCTCCCGATCCAGGAAGGGATGGTCTTTGCTCTTGAGCCGAAGAAGGGGATGCCGGGAGTCGGGATGGTCGGCATTGAGAATACCTACCTGGTCACCTCATCCGGCGGAGAGTGCCTCACCGGGGAGAGCCTCGGCCTGATCCCGATCTACTGA
- a CDS encoding energy-coupling factor transporter transmembrane component T family protein → MIGLLNDHLPDLNLITWYAESNHSFLSRVSPWTKGITLVLLVLFITVNRSPLLLAGVYAAILILYKTAGFSLKQLFKWYLLPVVFVISIFGIMMWSEPGPILLSIPLGLMTLTLSVNGLLLLITLTLKTLIMVTYSLLFLMTTRYLHLTTMVDRVFPNPLNQIFLMSYRFIFLMLSLVEALLKSVKSRGGGLIQSARQQGTIFAEVFGLVFIRSFDKAERVTGAMQARGYSGQYRALTPVPSIRVPEWIFLICAGIAVLYVILTGKIW, encoded by the coding sequence GTGATCGGATTGCTGAACGATCACCTCCCTGACCTGAACCTCATCACCTGGTATGCAGAGAGTAACCACTCATTCCTCTCCCGGGTGAGTCCCTGGACCAAAGGGATCACTCTGGTACTGCTGGTGCTCTTCATTACGGTGAACCGGTCTCCCCTGCTGCTGGCCGGAGTCTATGCTGCGATCCTGATCCTCTACAAAACAGCCGGATTTTCATTAAAGCAACTCTTCAAATGGTATCTGCTCCCAGTCGTCTTCGTTATCTCGATATTCGGGATTATGATGTGGAGTGAGCCGGGGCCGATCCTTCTATCTATTCCCCTCGGTCTGATGACATTGACGCTGAGTGTAAACGGTCTCCTTCTGCTGATCACCTTAACGCTTAAGACGCTGATCATGGTCACCTACTCATTGCTCTTCCTGATGACGACGCGCTATCTCCACCTGACGACGATGGTCGACAGGGTCTTTCCAAACCCGCTCAATCAGATCTTCCTGATGTCGTACCGGTTCATCTTTCTTATGCTCTCCCTTGTGGAAGCACTCCTCAAATCGGTAAAATCGCGTGGTGGTGGTCTGATCCAGAGTGCACGACAACAGGGAACGATATTTGCCGAGGTCTTCGGACTGGTCTTCATCCGCTCGTTCGACAAGGCAGAACGGGTTACCGGAGCCATGCAGGCACGGGGATACTCGGGACAGTACAGGGCACTGACACCAGTCCCTTCCATCCGGGTACCGGAATGGATCTTCCTTATCTGTGCCGGCATCGCGGTGTTGTATGTGATACTGACCGGGAAGATCTGGTGA
- a CDS encoding metal-dependent transcriptional regulator, with protein sequence MHHFTGFELTPRKVEYMKYISTRGERVNTSKMAVYFNVDPSTITKMIGELSESGYLTHVPYHGVTFTQKGKEYTEFLLRRHRILGLVLTHYGLSPEEACFESARFESYVSREMIDRICRSLGHPMMGVCGAIPHDRECCQLEADHLADEQKNVNTIQFDR encoded by the coding sequence ATGCATCACTTCACCGGGTTTGAGCTCACCCCCCGGAAAGTCGAATATATGAAATATATCTCAACGCGAGGAGAACGGGTGAACACCAGCAAAATGGCGGTCTATTTCAATGTCGACCCGTCCACGATCACCAAGATGATCGGTGAACTCTCAGAGAGTGGGTACCTCACCCATGTGCCCTACCATGGAGTGACGTTCACCCAAAAAGGAAAGGAATATACCGAGTTTCTCCTCAGGCGTCACAGGATCCTCGGGCTGGTACTCACCCATTACGGGCTTTCGCCCGAAGAAGCCTGTTTTGAATCGGCCCGGTTTGAGAGTTATGTCTCCCGCGAGATGATCGATCGAATCTGCAGGTCCCTTGGACATCCGATGATGGGTGTCTGCGGAGCCATCCCCCATGACCGTGAATGCTGTCAGTTGGAGGCAGATCATCTGGCTGATGAACAAAAAAATGTCAATACAATACAGTTTGACCGGTGA
- a CDS encoding DUF6691 family protein, with the protein MLTSLHANKRAQIVLGLLFGIVFGFLLQKGGVTRYDVIIGQLLLTDFTVLKVMLSAVIVGMVGFHLLKQFGLVELHAAEGTVGSNVIGGLIFGAGFALLGYCPGTVAGAVGTGALDALAGGMVGLLIGSGIFARLYPRLKTRVLIYLPFPARTVPEFLHLNVWIVIAVMEVGMIGFLLVLGYLGF; encoded by the coding sequence ATGCTGACCTCTCTCCATGCCAATAAGAGAGCCCAGATCGTGCTCGGCCTCCTCTTCGGGATCGTCTTCGGGTTTCTGCTCCAGAAAGGCGGGGTTACCAGGTACGACGTGATCATCGGGCAGCTCCTGCTCACCGACTTCACGGTGCTGAAGGTGATGCTCTCGGCGGTGATCGTCGGGATGGTCGGGTTTCACCTGCTCAAACAGTTCGGGCTTGTGGAACTTCATGCCGCCGAAGGGACAGTCGGTTCGAACGTGATCGGCGGGCTGATCTTCGGGGCCGGGTTTGCCCTGCTCGGGTACTGCCCGGGGACGGTGGCCGGTGCGGTCGGAACCGGGGCCCTCGATGCCCTCGCTGGCGGAATGGTCGGGCTCTTGATCGGGTCTGGGATCTTCGCACGCCTCTACCCCAGGTTGAAGACCCGGGTGCTCATCTATCTCCCCTTCCCGGCCAGGACGGTGCCCGAGTTCCTGCATCTGAACGTCTGGATCGTGATCGCCGTAATGGAGGTTGGGATGATCGGGTTCCTGCTGGTGCTCGGGTATCTCGGGTTCTGA
- a CDS encoding winged helix-turn-helix transcriptional regulator, translating into MQEACTVNKTVRYLTRKWTLLIILEIYKGEGYSRRFSDLRDALAGITSKTLSERLKELETEGLVTHQIDATSFPVKSEYILTESGLEIIEIVRDIKTWALKWKIDNIACGNQDCKVCVL; encoded by the coding sequence ATGCAGGAAGCGTGCACCGTCAATAAAACAGTCAGATATCTAACCAGGAAATGGACGCTTCTGATCATTCTGGAGATCTACAAAGGGGAAGGATACTCCCGGAGATTTTCAGATCTTCGGGATGCTCTGGCAGGCATCACCTCCAAGACACTTTCGGAACGGTTGAAAGAACTTGAAACAGAGGGGCTCGTCACTCACCAGATCGATGCCACCTCGTTCCCGGTGAAGAGCGAATACATCCTGACCGAGAGCGGCCTTGAGATCATCGAGATCGTCAGGGACATCAAGACGTGGGCGTTGAAGTGGAAGATCGACAACATCGCCTGTGGGAACCAGGACTGTAAGGTCTGCGTGCTCTAA
- a CDS encoding monovalent cation:proton antiporter family protein yields the protein MITGYLANIIIICAFALVIIAIGNRFRIPGIVGFIITGILIGPYGFGLIPDRTIVDALAEIGIIFLLFTIGMQFSFRKLFEMKKIVLIGGGLQVFLTIAVVVGILSLFGVPTNQALFIGFLVCPSSTAITLKIFQDRAELESPHARVSFGIGIFQDIITIPMLVALPILAGQTSDILGSIVNLGVTMVLLLVFVIGSSIYVIPWFMNRITGTRNPEVFLLSIILICFAITYITAEVGLSIALGAFLAGLTLSESEYFHQAFASILPFREIFTSFFFISIGMLLDLGYMIAHPGIIIALAIGVILVKAVLSGGAAFILGHSLRTVIMSGLALANIGEFAFILSTAGKGYGLFTDATEQVFLAVAVLTMSLAPLAIAVGPRVADRVGQSPLAQVIRTRSLKDDVILAEPLSGHLVIVGYGLNGRNLAKVAKAGTIPYRIIDLNPDTVAAERGKGEPIFFGDATCPEILTHAGIETARILVIVINDTLSTRAVTSLARQMNRNLYIIVRTRFTSEATTLLDLGADEVIPEEFETSVEIFTRVLKKYLIPQRTIERFVREVRADTYQMLRTPSSISSDLTDLAGTSPSLDISILMVDPHSSVCGRSLAVLELRNQYGVSVVAIRRGRETISNPAGDTLLVSGDEVIVFGELEDISRLRDLFEEGANPSD from the coding sequence ATGATCACCGGATACCTCGCCAATATCATCATCATCTGCGCCTTCGCCCTCGTCATCATCGCCATCGGGAACCGGTTCCGGATCCCCGGGATCGTCGGGTTCATCATCACTGGTATCCTCATCGGCCCCTATGGGTTCGGGTTGATCCCTGACCGAACGATCGTCGACGCCCTGGCAGAGATCGGGATCATCTTCCTCCTCTTTACGATCGGGATGCAGTTCTCCTTCCGGAAACTCTTTGAGATGAAGAAGATCGTCCTGATCGGTGGAGGTCTCCAGGTCTTCCTCACCATTGCAGTGGTGGTGGGGATTCTCTCCCTCTTCGGGGTGCCCACCAATCAGGCCCTCTTCATCGGTTTTCTCGTCTGCCCCAGCAGCACCGCCATCACCCTGAAGATCTTCCAGGACCGGGCGGAACTGGAGAGCCCGCATGCAAGGGTCAGCTTCGGCATCGGGATCTTCCAGGATATCATCACGATCCCGATGCTCGTCGCCCTCCCGATCCTGGCCGGCCAGACCTCGGACATCCTCGGTTCGATCGTCAACCTCGGCGTCACCATGGTTCTCCTGCTGGTCTTCGTCATTGGGAGTTCCATCTACGTGATCCCCTGGTTCATGAACCGGATCACGGGTACACGGAACCCCGAGGTCTTCCTCTTAAGTATCATTCTGATCTGCTTTGCGATCACCTATATCACCGCCGAGGTCGGCCTTTCGATCGCCCTCGGCGCCTTCCTCGCCGGCCTCACCCTCTCAGAGTCCGAGTACTTCCACCAGGCCTTCGCCAGTATCCTGCCGTTTCGCGAGATCTTCACCAGTTTCTTCTTCATCTCCATCGGGATGCTGCTGGACCTCGGGTACATGATCGCCCATCCGGGGATCATCATCGCGCTCGCGATCGGCGTCATTCTGGTGAAGGCGGTCCTGTCAGGCGGCGCTGCTTTCATTCTCGGTCATTCCCTCCGGACCGTGATCATGTCAGGGCTGGCACTTGCAAATATCGGGGAGTTCGCCTTCATCCTCTCGACGGCCGGGAAGGGATATGGCCTCTTCACCGATGCGACCGAACAGGTCTTCCTGGCTGTGGCGGTCCTGACGATGTCCCTCGCTCCGCTGGCTATAGCCGTTGGACCGCGGGTGGCCGACCGGGTCGGTCAGAGTCCGCTGGCGCAGGTGATCAGGACACGATCGCTGAAGGATGATGTCATCCTGGCCGAGCCACTCAGCGGCCATCTGGTGATCGTCGGCTATGGGTTGAATGGCAGGAACCTCGCTAAGGTGGCGAAGGCCGGCACAATCCCGTATCGGATCATCGATCTGAACCCGGATACTGTCGCTGCGGAGCGAGGGAAGGGGGAGCCGATCTTCTTTGGTGACGCGACCTGCCCTGAGATTCTGACTCACGCCGGAATCGAAACGGCCCGGATCCTGGTGATCGTCATCAACGATACCCTCTCGACCCGTGCCGTAACCAGCCTGGCCCGACAGATGAACCGGAATCTGTATATCATTGTCCGGACCCGGTTCACCTCGGAGGCGACCACCCTTCTCGATTTGGGCGCAGATGAGGTGATCCCTGAGGAGTTTGAGACGTCGGTGGAGATCTTCACACGGGTGCTGAAGAAGTACCTGATTCCACAGAGGACGATCGAGCGGTTCGTCCGAGAAGTCCGTGCCGACACCTATCAGATGCTCCGGACCCCGTCATCCATCTCTTCAGATCTCACCGATCTTGCAGGGACAAGTCCTTCGTTGGATATCAGCATCCTGATGGTCGACCCGCATTCCAGCGTCTGCGGTCGGTCCCTGGCAGTGTTAGAACTTCGGAATCAGTACGGAGTATCGGTCGTCGCGATCAGGAGAGGAAGGGAGACCATCTCGAACCCCGCTGGCGATACTCTGCTCGTCTCTGGAGATGAGGTGATCGTCTTTGGGGAACTGGAGGACATCTCCCGGCTCCGGGATCTCTTTGAGGAAGGAGCCAATCCATCAGATTGA
- the hcp gene encoding hydroxylamine reductase, which translates to MFCNQCEETAKGSGCTVKGVCGKEGATAGLQDVLIYLCKGIAVRNLKAMEKGVGDAKAGIFIADALFATLTNVNFDPARFNDLIQQAIALRDALPHLEGEEPEVCTWTPKNDGDIAAKADEIASLAQKGDDITSLRLLLTYGMKGISAYYTHAAVLGSTDETITTFLQTGLAATVADLPADQLIALVLECGGVGVKVLALLDAANTGAYGKPEITTVKTTVGTRPGILITGHDLKDLEMLLEQTKESGVDVYTHGEMLPAHAYPAFKKYTNLVGNYGSSWHHQKEEFEQFNGPIVVTTNCLVPPKESYINRIYTTGQVGFAGVTYIPAAADGSKDFSAVIARAKTSPPPTSIGNGMDLITGAAHDAVLAIAGTVVDAVKSGAIKRFLVMAGCDGRHSDRDYYTKFAEALPKDTVILTAGCAKYRYNSLGLGTIGGIPRVLDAGQCNDSYSLVVIAQALAGAFNVDLNELPISYNIAWYEQKAVLVLLALLNLGVKNITLGPRLPGFISPGVLNVLVENFGISKNSTVEEDLARMVPSA; encoded by the coding sequence ATGTTCTGTAACCAGTGTGAAGAGACGGCAAAAGGTAGTGGATGTACAGTGAAAGGGGTCTGCGGTAAAGAAGGAGCCACCGCAGGGCTTCAGGATGTATTGATATATCTGTGCAAGGGGATCGCAGTGCGGAATCTAAAGGCTATGGAAAAGGGAGTCGGAGATGCAAAAGCAGGAATATTCATTGCTGATGCACTCTTTGCGACCCTGACCAATGTGAACTTCGACCCGGCCCGGTTCAACGATCTGATCCAGCAGGCCATCGCACTCCGCGATGCTCTGCCACATCTGGAAGGGGAAGAGCCGGAGGTCTGCACCTGGACTCCGAAGAACGACGGTGATATCGCCGCGAAGGCTGATGAGATTGCATCACTGGCGCAGAAAGGGGACGACATCACCTCGCTCCGCCTACTCCTGACCTATGGTATGAAAGGGATCAGTGCGTATTACACCCATGCAGCCGTGCTCGGTTCTACCGACGAGACGATCACCACCTTCCTCCAGACGGGGCTCGCCGCGACAGTCGCAGACCTGCCGGCCGACCAGTTGATCGCCCTGGTCCTCGAATGCGGGGGCGTCGGTGTGAAGGTACTGGCCCTCCTCGATGCGGCCAACACCGGGGCCTATGGAAAGCCTGAGATCACCACGGTGAAGACGACGGTCGGGACACGCCCCGGTATTCTGATCACCGGCCATGATCTCAAAGACCTTGAAATGCTCCTCGAGCAGACGAAGGAGAGCGGTGTGGATGTCTACACCCATGGTGAGATGCTCCCGGCGCATGCCTATCCGGCCTTCAAGAAGTACACCAATCTCGTCGGCAACTATGGCAGTTCATGGCACCACCAGAAGGAGGAGTTCGAACAGTTCAACGGTCCGATCGTGGTCACCACCAACTGCCTGGTCCCGCCAAAGGAGTCGTATATCAACCGGATCTACACCACTGGGCAGGTCGGGTTCGCCGGCGTCACCTACATTCCTGCGGCTGCGGACGGCAGCAAGGACTTCTCTGCGGTGATCGCCCGGGCAAAGACCAGCCCGCCCCCGACGAGCATCGGGAACGGAATGGACCTGATCACCGGTGCCGCCCACGATGCGGTCCTTGCGATCGCCGGCACGGTCGTCGATGCGGTGAAGAGCGGAGCGATCAAGCGGTTCCTGGTGATGGCGGGCTGCGACGGCCGGCACAGTGACCGGGACTACTACACGAAATTCGCAGAAGCACTTCCGAAGGACACGGTGATCCTGACGGCCGGGTGCGCAAAGTACCGGTACAACAGCCTCGGCCTCGGCACCATCGGCGGGATCCCGCGGGTGCTCGATGCCGGGCAGTGCAATGACTCCTACTCGCTGGTCGTGATCGCCCAGGCGCTGGCAGGGGCCTTCAATGTCGACCTGAACGAACTGCCGATCTCGTACAACATCGCCTGGTACGAGCAGAAGGCCGTTCTCGTTCTGCTGGCACTGCTGAACCTTGGAGTCAAAAACATCACGCTCGGACCCCGCCTGCCCGGCTTCATCTCCCCCGGTGTCCTGAACGTGCTGGTCGAAAACTTCGGAATCAGCAAGAACAGTACCGTGGAAGAGGACCTCGCCCGGATGGTCCCGAGTGCATAA